The sequence GAAAAATacttctcctctctcctttaAGACTCCtgtgtttttcctctttaaacGTGGGACCTATTTTCTAAAAAAGGGTGGGTGTTTTAATGCTGTTCTTGTCTCATGTGTGTCTGTATGACTTCAGTGCAGATCACTGAAGTTGACTGGTAGAAGCAGCCTGAGTAGATCTTTGAAAATCCCAGTACCTTCAGGGATGAGGTGGGTGTGCCAGATGGGCTGTGCCTTTACTGGGTTGCAGTGTTTCCTAGGAAATTCCATTAGGACTTCTCACTGTTTGTAACTACAAGTCAGTACCTTTGTGGATAAGGCTACTTGTGGTGGGTAGTGGCTTAGTAGTGCTTTAGAACAGAAGTGTAATGACTGCCCTGAGCTTCTGAGTGCAAACTGTAGGAAGAAAATCTTGGCATGCACACAGGATGGAGCTCCTGTCAGTTCTTCCAGACTGAGCAGGGAGGTTTCTTTGGGGAAAGGCACAAGGCTAGAGAAAAGGGTGATTGGTCATTGGTAATCTAGTTTTCTCTTTGGGTTTTGCTATTTGGGAGCGGGGACAGTTGTTGCAAAAGCATTCCCTGAAAAATAGTTTGGGAGGAGGGGGGATAAGATGTAGAGATGGCAAGAAGGGAAACAGATGTAAGCAGAgatggggagagggaaggatgAAGCTGGGAGATGTGAAAAGGTTACAAGAGAATTCAAAATCTCTGCCATCCAGCTTTACCATGCAAGAATGTCTTCTAGATTAGTatttaaacttttaattttaaaaaattatcgcTCACTTTTCTGTCAAGTTCAGAGCAGTTTCTCCTTGGCCTCTACCTGTTCCTTCTGATGTGACCCCAAAGACAGCCCAGAGGGGTGCAGAgcaccctgagcctgcagatAGTGCCAAACCCAGCCAAGCAGCCATTCCAAAGGTTAGTGATGAAAATTGTGTGTGTTTGCCTCATTCCTTCTGAGCAGTGTGTGCAGTGAGTAAAGAAATGTGTAGGAGCTTCCTGGAAGCCCTGCTCAGTGGGGAATGAGCCTTGCTGAGCCTTGGAGGTCAGAAGCCCCTTTTCTAGAGTTCAGATTGGTCTCATTGAAGACAGTTTTGTAATAAATAATTAAGCATTAAATAACAGCTCCCTCTCCTTGAACCCTTGAAATGGATTTTTTGCTTAATAGGTGATTAGAAAACAAAAGCCATAATGGTAATTGCAAATTAAGATCAAATTAACTTGCTTTGAAGGAGCGGCCCTTGTCAGCAAGAGAACGAAGGAGGCTCAAACAGTCTCGGGAGATGCTTCCCTCTGGtaatttttatgtttatatGTTAACAGTTTATGTATAAACAGGCTAATAacttttttctgaagaaattatAACTTCTTGTCTGTTCTTCACTGCCATCTTCAGAATGGTGCAGTAAGGGGCTAGTTCTGtgttaaataaaaaattctgttaacatgtctgtatttttctgctttttagttACTTTCAATTGTGTTCTGTGTTGACAACTTGTCTTTGAAATGTACAATATTCACTTTCAAACAGAAGCTCCAATGTTTTCTATTAGCAAAATACTTCCCTCCCTGCTTGCCTTCTGCTAGgtgatagatttttttcttgcatgaaCATGAAACTAGTTCAGAATACACACAGCTTAGTTGTAAATATTGTCAAAATGTCGTCCTTGCAGTGGTTCCAGTGAGACAGTCATTAAATGGTGCAGCAGTTGAAGCAAAGTCACATGTGGAAAATTGTGTTAAAGTTCCTCAGTCCTCATCAGATCCCAGTATTTCTCAGGTAAGCTTTGTCAAAAGTATTTCTTCCATGTAGGAACAGTAATATATACCATATTGCTGAATTACTTTCAACTGTTAGAATTTTTGTTATTTACTCCCTCTTCCCTTAGAGAAAGAGAGAACTCCATTGCCTGTCTGATGATGAGCTAAGCTCTTCCACAAGCTCTACAGACAAGTCTGATGGTGATTCCAAGGAGAAGTAAGGATTTTGTTTAATACTGTGCAAGAATTTTCACTGCTATACTGGACCTTGacttggagtggaaaaaaaaaaggctttcaCACTCCTATCTCTGCATAGTGAGTGATTGAAGAAGTGTGCGATGCATAGAGGAAAACAGCCCCATTGAATTATTGTCTCTCTGTGACTATACACTTTCCATGCTGAACTTTCTGGGCCATGAAATTGTGTACAATGGTTTTGTGAACTGTAGCTTGCCAGGAAACCAATCTTCCAGCACCAGAGGACAGCTACTGTCAGGATGCATTAAAAACACAAGTTAAAATATGCCAATGTGGTTCCTTTCCACTGTAAATGAGGCTGAATTTATCTCTGATTTTTGTCAGTATAAGCAGTTTTCAAAAGATGCAATTTGTTGCATTACCAGAATCAGCAATAGCCAGTAGgactgtggggttttttgggctcTGAGCCTTTGTTAAATGAAATAGTACTGATGTTGCTATTGATAAAACTGCACCACGACAAGGAATTTAACATGCAGTACTCTACTAGGACCTCAACAAACTCATTGAAAGCCCTTGGAATACAGGGTGGAAATTGCATTATGACAGTGACTGaattatttcttccttctctcctaGGAAAAGCAATGTGAATGAAATGAATGACTTGGTGCAGCTGATGACATGGACACTGAAAATGGACTCCAAGGAGAACTCTGAGTGCTGTGTAACCTCGACCCCAGCCCCAGAGTTTAAACTTCATAGAAAGTATCGAGATACTTTGATTTTGCATGGAAAATCACCTGATGAATCAGAGGAATTAAAAATGGAAGAGATTCCTTCAGGTCTGTtgctctgggattctgtggtaATACTTAAAGTTATTCCATATTCTTTTGCAGAATATGAAAATTGTACTGAAAGTAATTACTGCTGCACTGattttttcattgtattttatttttaatagatatGTCATTGGTCCCTTACAAAATTAGGAGAATGGTTGAAATCCTTAGATCTGATGTGGTGCAAGGATTGGGAGTGAAACTTCTTGAGAAGGTGTACAGAATCATGGAAGAAGATGATGAAGAGAAAAGAGAGGTGAATATCttccatatttaaaatattttaatttctttataaacCTAGATAAATTAGCAGGCTCTTTATCCTATTGAGATAGCGTAAACCTTGATTCCAGAAAGTCTTTATGTAGTCATGGGCAGGCAAGGACCTAAGTGTATAGTAATTTTCACACTTAGGTTTGATTCTACATGTAGACTGTGTTCAAATGCAACTTCTTCAGAAACCATCAGAGTTTCGGATTGTACCATTGGGAAGGTGTGAGGgatgcaaataattttattctgtgCTGTTTGTCCAGTAATTTCTTCTGTCTCTCAAATGTTTGCCTTCACATTACTTGCCTCATGCCCTTTATGtccaaaataagaaataatttaacaTCAATCCCCAATAGAATTGAATAAGGAATACCTCCAGCCCCTATGATTCCAAGCTTGGTTACACTTACCCAGGCAGTATTTGGTTTGTAACCTGTGAAGatcttatattttaaatttttgggtgggatttgaaAGTCTCTTGCTTTTAGACAACAACAgtgttcatttttcttctctctcatcCACATTGCCAAGCCTCACATGCTTCTTTCAGCTGAGTGCTTTGGTatttttctgttaatattttGGTAGCTTCTGCTTTTTTCAGTGCCAGTAAACGTTGTGGGTTTTgttctgtgtgtgctgtgaaCAGCTGCAGTTGCGGGAGCACATGGGAGACAAGTACGGGAGTTACAGCGCGAAGGCTCGGCACCTCAAATTCCTCGAAGAAAATGTGAAGCTCTGACCAGAATCTTTTCCTTGGAGGAAAGAACTGTTTTCTAGCTCCTTTGATAGACTGAACCAGCCTACAAAGCATGTTCATCCACTGATCTCCTTTGGTGGAATAAGGAGGTGAACTTGCAGAAAACATGAAGAGTTcataatatttttcatgttaAAATGTGAACCAGGCTATCACTTGTACAGAAGAGAAACTTCTGAGTTTCTCTTTAGTTTAGTTTTTATTCTCTTAAAAAGTTGCTTTCCATAGATGCAAATAGGGATCGATAACAAGATTTGTATACTAAGGAGTGTCAAAAAAGATTATGTTCTGGTTTGAATTTGTCATACCAAAAGGTTTTTGGTATGGTCCCATACTAAATACAGTAACAAAATCTCTGCCAAGGCTCTGATGTGATAAACTATAATCTATTACCTCAGATAGTTGTGAAAATTTAGCATGAAGGGACAATTGCTAATTTTTGTGGAACTCAAGGTCCTTAGGTTGTGTAAATTGCCAATTTTAAGTGCTGAAGGGAGCAGCTGTACTGCTTGTAAGGAGAAACTTCGCTCTTGTGTTTTGTTGCTGAGGCAGTCAACAAAGTGGGGGAAAGCACTTGGTATCTGGATAAAACAAGTCTGAAAATGTTTGAAAGGAATGCAGCCATGGTTACCATGGTTCCAGCTGGAGAAATCCCTTTGCCTTACAAATACTAATTCATTTTAGGAATGAAAGTGCCCAAGACCAGAATCTCTTAGGGAAAAGATAAAACActtatttctctttatttgcatacagggaaaagataaaacacttatttctctttatttgcATACAGAGTGTCTTCCTACAGTCCCCAGGTATGAGTACTATACCTACAGGAAAAGcacatgttttttaaatgaTAAAGTCAAATGGAATtgaatttgtaaaataaaactaTAAACCTGTCTGTTTTCCTGCCTGTAGGTGAAATACTGTAACCTCCAGCAGCTGTGAGGGAGCGTATTGAAATGACAGtagtaaaataaaatgccaTACCTATGGATCCTGTTGCCTCTTACAGACTACATGCTCAAGTTACAATGTTTCAAGACCTATTCTTACTTGTTCTTCCTagggaaatttattttaaacaaaaactgGCCCTTTGTACCCTCCTATCCTAGAACAGCTATTTTCAGAACTCTGGGGTATGTACCATTTCACAGTATTTGTAACAACCTGGAACTACTGACAACTTGTTTTACACACAGAAACATTTCAGAAGTTCAGCTGTTTATTAATCTTTCAGGCTATGGCAACAGCTTAACCAGAATTCATTTGATTCACTGTGTTCCTTTTTAGTGAAATACTCAAGATGTGACCTCCAGTAGCCTTCTGAAGTTAATCTCCCCCCATCCCTGTGTTCCCAGTGACTCCCCTGAAACTCCAGACCCAATTTCCAGCCTTcatgctccctgcagagcttgGTTGTACTCATAGTAATATACAAAGtactaggaaaaaacccaaacactaaGCCAAGAAGTATTCCTCAGTGGGAATTAATTTAACAAAATTTAACAAACAGTCTGGAAACCATAATTTTTAGCTTTTAGAATGTCTCTTTGGCTTCCTGTCTGCTGCCTTCTTCTCTTCTGTGCCCGACTCCTGCACAGGCAGCCACTTGAGGGGATTGCGGCGGTACATGGGCCATGGAGGGAGCGTCAGCTGAGGGCAAAGGAGGCAGTCAGAACATGGACTCTGAGGTGCTAAGGAGCTGTTCTGTACAGCTCCTTAGGAAAATCTTCATCCCTAACTGATTATCTATTAGTCCTTAAAAAGCTCTTACAATTTCATATACATTTACAGTTTACATTGCAAAGTCATGCTTAAGTATGTGACTACAGCAGCCCAGGTTGTTGCAAGGAGGAAGACAGCAGCcatccagaagaaaaaaggactCCTGAGGTGATACCAGCATTCCCAGCACCTCCCACACTGCACTGAGACCCTCCCCTTGCCTGGCATCACGGGTAAGTAACTCAGGGATGTTTAAATAAGGAGCTGGTGGATGATGATGATGCCAGAGAATTACAGGGGCTTTTCAAAACAGTGGAATGTGTGTGTCTTGCGTAGTGATTGGTCAAACTGTGTTGTATCTAAACACTTGAGAGGTGTAAGAACCATGTGTAAAACGGGACTGGGAATGCCCCAATAGGAATGGGACAGGACACTTCTCATGCATGGAGAAGGAATTACTCCTGAAATTCCATATTCTGCCTCATTGTCTCCTCAGGCAGCAGGGGATGGCTGCAAAATTGTCATGAGAAGCTGCTACTACACAGAAAGCCTCCCTGTCCTATCTGTTACTAATGCTGTCAGCTGGACTTGACTCTAACTTttaattgaaatgaaaaatgaactTAAAAGTGGTATTAAATTGCAAAAATTCTGCTAGCGTTTTAATAAGAGCACTTATTGGGCTGCAAAGCACTTTATGCAGATCAAAGGGAGCACAAATATGTATCAATAAATCTGAATTGCCTAGCAAACATTAGTCCGTGCTGACAGCTCCTCAATTTAGTAATTATTCCAGATTAAACAGTGCATATAATTtttggtttggggaaaaaacgtTCTTACCAAACACGATAAAGCAAATCCAGCCATAACTATGTAGACAGTCCATCCAAACTGTTCAGTGATGTATCCATAGATGAAACCAATTAcctggaaaaacaaacatttaaaaaaatcaaactttaaatgaagaaaaacatttcccATTACATTATTAAGATGCAGGGTGTAGATTTAGGTaggaaaatacagttttttttcaaaagcatgtacatctttcaaacattttcaaaagtgCAGGCCAACAATGAAAGTAGAAGATAGGAAGTAGAAAAGTTTTTATCTGTGACAGCCCTTCTGACTTTGCTTAAAGCTTTTAGTCAACCCAAAcaagatgaaaaatatatataagatcagaaaataaaatagtccTTTATGTTCTTACTCACAGGTCTACTATACTTACTGCAGAAACAAGAATGATTCCTTGAAAAATCTGTTCTGCTAATTTTTGGCCCTTGTAATCCTATGGAAAGAGATACTTTTTAGTCAGTTATTCAAAACACAGACCTGCCCACTTACATCTTTCAGGTTAGATCCTACAGTCTACCTGACCATGGGTTCTCAGTGTTTTTGTTCAACTTTCAAACCAGATTGgcattatttttcttacagtGGCTGAAAACACCTCCTCTGCAGGCTTGACCACATCACCTAGAAACAGAAGCAAGCACTGTCTGTACAGGGTAAGTAATGCAAGTTCAAAATATCATTGTAGTCACCTTAACATGACTAAGTAAAAGCTGTATCACCACAGAAGAGAGTGTGCCCAAGAGGGCATGGTGTGTGTGGCACCTGTGTTCTGAAGAAGGCTGACAGAGAAATGTCTCCAGGTCGGTGCCAACAGGATGGTGCCAGACTCtcttcagtggtgcccagtgccaggatgaggagcaatggccataaacAAAAACACACTAAGTTCTACCTCAACAGATGGAAGAATTTTATGTTGAGGATGGCAGagccctgggacaggctgcctAGAGAGGTCATGGAGTCTCCCTTTATGGAGATGTTCCAAATCCACCTTGATTCattcctgctccaggtgaccctgccttggagggttggactggatgatcttcagTGGTTCCTTCCAAACCCAGCTAATCTATGTTTGCATGCCGTTAGAAAACCTGGCTCCCTGGGAGCACACGCTGCCTTCTGTCtttccagagcagaggcaggaaagCACACAGGGGTTTCCCGTTCACAGACAGCTTCCTCTTACAGCAGGAGAGTCCCAACTCACAGGTCAAAACCCGGAATTACACGGATTCATCCCGCATCCTCCTTGGCCGTGCCTCGCACACGGGTGCCAAGACCGCGAGCAGGGGACaccagccccgcgcccggccgtGTCGGCCGCAGTGCCCCGGTGCCCAGGCCCGGGCGGCCCTACCATCTGCGTGGGGATGGAGCGGAACACGCTCAGCATGGCGGCGGCGCTTCTCCGGCTTCTCCCCGCTCCCGTTCGCAGCCGTGTCCGCGCTCCCGGCTGGGGCTCCGCTGCTGGCGGGGGGCGGTGCGGGCTCTCCGCGGCTACCGGCGCCCGTCGCGGCAGAGCGGAAGGCGGCTGCTGAGCTGGCCGGAAACACGGCCCGTCCGCCCCGCCCAGAGCTCCGTCGGCCGCGGGTGCCGCCTCCCGCCCCGGCCACCGCctcggcgccgccgccgccgccccggggccgctccgctccgctcccccGCGCCCGCCGGCTGTCTCCTCGGCAACGGCGGGGCCGCCCTCCCGGCAGGTGCggggcgccgcggggccgcctGTCGGAAACCCGCACTGCCTCGGCAGCTCGcgggccgcccgcccgcccgagCCTCGGGCTCGCCTCACGGAGCCGCCGGGCGCGATATCGCGGCGGGGTGGGCGCGGGCGGGTTCGGCGCTGGCGGCGGCCAGGCTCCCGGGCGGGCACCCGCGGGCCGTGCGCTGCCGCGGTggcggcgcgggcggccgcTCCGTgaggggccggggcggcgcgggggagccgggcacggagcggggctgtgcccggggagcggcgcggTGTGTGTTTTATTGTGGTCCGTCACCACCCCTGTGCGGGGCACgttctgtcactgtccccagcccgcCTGCCGCGTGTGGCTGAGGCGCCGGCCGTGTCCCTGCGGGATGCGGGGTGCCGGCCGTGTCCCTGCGGGATGCGGGGTGCCGGCCGTGGTGTGCGGGGTGCCGGCCGTGTCCCTGCGGGATGCGGGATGCCGGCCGTGTCCCTGCGGGATGCCGGCCGTGTCCCTGCGGGATGCGGGGTGCCGGCCGTGTCCCTGCGGGGTGCCGGCCGTGTCCGTGTTCTCCTCAGCCCTGGCGCTGGGAGCTGCACCGCGGGACGTGGCGTTGTGCTCCCAGGCAAAGCTCCGTGTCCCGCCCCGTGCCAGCAGCGCGGCGCTGCTCGGAGAGCTCAGGGCAGGGATTTGCTGGGCTCCGCTGGTGTCTCCCCTGGGGGAGAAATGCAGCAGCGGGAAGAAGGTGGTTCTGGTACATGTAGCAGTCGCAACACGGTCTGAGGTGTTTTAATTTAGGGATTTCGCAAGTCTCTCACCGTTCCTGGGATTTTGCGTGGTGTTAAAGAGCTTTTTCTGTGTTACTTGTCAGCTCCTTCGTGCGCCAGGATACACCCCTCTTGTTCTTTTCACCTCGACCCTTAAATAATGAACAAGCATGTTTGAATTTCTTACAGAAATCGCTTTGCTGTTGTGTTTCTAGCCCCTTCTATAACATGATGGTACTGCCTTCTTACccacttttttttcagttcaggtagttaaataaataattccaacaggaaaaaaaaacatacataATTTTCCAGATTACTTTTGACTGGCAGAAGGagtttggcctttttttttttttttttttctgtcagtgaAGTGGCAAGATCTGGATGTCTCCTTTTTATCTCTGAGAGTTTTAGATATGCCATTATAGTGGGGGAGTCCCTAACATGGACCTGGACCTCTTAGAattccttccagtgcctaaaggggctggagaggtactttggacaagggcatggatgataggacaagggggaatggcttcaaactgacagggCAGGTTTAAATGAGGCTTTGAGGAGAAATTcatccctgtgagggtggtgtggccctggcacaggttgcccagaaaagctgggGATGATGtctgtgcccatggcaggggttggaaccAGGTGATCTtgaaggtttcttccaacccaacccatcctGAGATTCTGTGGTTGTAGTCAGGTACTTCCTGAGATAGTcctcactttttaaaatgtgacatAGGGTTTTACATATGTCATAAAACTGACAGAGGGAAAGTCACTGCCTTGGACACTGAAACTGTTGTGACACTCCTGGAGATAATGTGTTGTGCTGTGCCTCATGGAAGAATGCACTGGTAGTGactgatgctttttttttcttgtaggtTTGCAGGAACCTTATGCTAATAAAGTAAGAACAGAAAAATGACGTTAAGGAAAGGTATGTGTATATGcttgtctgattttttttttagtatcttTTGTATCCGAGCTTCTCAGTTGTTCTCTGGTTATATTgataaagatttttcttcttaattttcaGTGAACATTTCCATCCTTATAGTGGCTGTTGTCATATTTTTGCTAGTTATTCATCATAACTTCCTAAGCCTCAGTGACTTCTTGAGACGGGAATTGTCAGGTatgttgtgttttattttaatttaaaaatatatatatatttttaagatttggCTCTGGCCAGACAGAACCTGCCACATGGTTTGGGTGAATGGGTGGGGGAAGTTAATGAGGTTATAGGTGTGGCAGAGGGGACTAAAGGCAAGTGTAGACTACTGTAGCTCAGCCTTTTAATACCTTGTGCTGTGTGTGAATATGTGTGGATAAATGTGTGCAGTTTTCTGTAAATGTGGTGTTATTCTATTCATTCTCAAAAGCTGatgctctgagtgtttgatactGGCTCACTGTAatccacagctcagctcagacATCCAAGTGTACAGCACAAATAACTGAAGTGTTGGGAATTTTAGTGCGATAATAATAATATGTAGTAATAAAAACAagtatgttatttttatttcacagatCCAAGTCCCTTAGGACTTCAGCCTATAGATTTcattcctgcagctccccagaggCTGGCAGATGAGAGGAATGACAAGGAGATTTCTGTGGTCATTGCAGCCTCGGATGAGAGGCTTGGAGGTGCAATTGCAGCCATGAACAGCATTTACCAAAACACCAGAGCCAACGTGGTTTTCCACATTGTTACTTTGAATGATACTGTGGATCACTTGAGGTAATGATCTTTTCATTGGATTCCCAGAGCAGGGTGAACTCTGTGTTTCTGAGAGAGAAGCTGCCTTTCCCTGGAGCTGCACTCCCCTGACTCCCAGTCCCATCTGCTGCTGCTTAGGGCAGCTTTGTGAGAGGGCTGCTGTGGGAGTCCCACCATTCCTCCTGGTCAGGTTTCAGGGATGGAAAAGAAACATCTTTTCCAATGGGCTTATATCCAACCAGTGAGGTTGGAGTTTGTTGGTGGAAGGATTGTAAAAGGTACTTCTGCATTTCATCTAAGCATTCAAATGCTGGTGATCATGTTTCTCTGTTTTTATAGATTGTTCTTTGATCCTGTTATTCTAATCCCCTTCTGTCCACACTGGTGGTTTTGGGAAGGGCCTGTGATAACAAGACTGTGTATTTCTGATAAAGCAAGAAGTGACCTCACACCTTTCACATGTCCCAGGTGTGCAGGTGGTGACCCTGGACTTGCCCCTGGGGCCACACAGGACAGCACCGATGTCAGCAGCAATTACATCCCGGATGTGTTGGGCAGGGATGTGAGTGGCCACATTCAGATTGTGTCACTGTTAGCTActtctcctgcttttcccttgCTTTTGTCTCATCTAACAAGATCTGTGCCTTTCTCCTGCTTGCAGGGTGTGGCTGAGGAGCCCTCCTCTAAAAAACATGAGATACCGAATTCTGGATTTTGACCCTCGTGTCTTAGAAGGCAAAGTACAAGTGGATCCCCAAAAGCCAGACAACTTCAAACCAGTAAGGATGATGCTGATTACTTTTGCAATTAGAAGTTAATAACAATATATTTTGATGTTGGCTTTTGAAC comes from Lonchura striata isolate bLonStr1 chromosome 12, bLonStr1.mat, whole genome shotgun sequence and encodes:
- the SPCS1 gene encoding signal peptidase complex subunit 1 is translated as MLSVFRSIPTQMDYKGQKLAEQIFQGIILVSAVIGFIYGYITEQFGWTVYIVMAGFALSCLLTLPPWPMYRRNPLKWLPVQESGTEEKKAADRKPKRHSKS